One region of Chaetodon auriga isolate fChaAug3 chromosome 5, fChaAug3.hap1, whole genome shotgun sequence genomic DNA includes:
- the ypel1 gene encoding protein yippee-like 1 has product MVKMTKSKTFQAYLPSCHRTYSCIHCRAHLANHDELISKSFQGSQGRAYLFNSVVNVGCGPAEERVLLTGLHAVADIYCENCKTTLGWKYEHAFESSQKYKEGKFIIELAHMIKDNGWE; this is encoded by the exons ATGGTGAAGATGACCAAGTCTAAGACCTTCCAGGCTTACCTGCCATCTTGCCACCGCACCTACAGCTGCATCCACTGCCGGGCACACCTGGCCAACCACGACGAGCTCATCTCAAAG tcatttcaagGCAGTCAAGGAAGAGCCTATCTGTTTAATTCAGT GGTGAATGTGGGCTGCGGGCCAGCGGAGGAGCGGGTACTCCTCACGGGTTTACATGCAGTGGCTGATATCTACTGTGAAAACTGTAAAACCACCCTGGGTTGGAAATAT GAGCACGCGTTTGAGAGCAGTCAAAAGTACAAAGAGGGAAAGTTCATCATCGAGCTGGCTCACATGATCAAGGACAACGGATGGGAGTGA